From Achromobacter spanius, a single genomic window includes:
- a CDS encoding NAD(P)-dependent alcohol dehydrogenase, with translation MIQAQGYAAHSADTPLVPFSFTRREPGDDDVLIDILYSGICHSDLHQARGDWGNSMYPMVPGHEIIGRVAQVGKNVSKFKVGDYAGVGCMVDSCRHCKACQLNLEQYCEENATLTYNDKERGSDQLTFGGYSDRIVVREHFVVKVSDKLDLKAVAPLLCAGITTYSPLRHWKVGPGKKVGVIGLGGLGHMGVKFAHAMGAHVVMITTSADKARDAKRLGADDVLVSRDADAMAAHAGTFDFLLNTVPVSHDVNPYMALLALDGTMALVGALTPLDPIPGANLIMGRKSLAGSAIGGMEETQEMMDFCAEHNIVSDVEMVPIQAVNDAYERLLKNDVKYRFVIDMASLKEARAAA, from the coding sequence ATGATCCAAGCCCAAGGCTACGCCGCGCACAGCGCCGACACCCCGCTCGTCCCCTTCAGCTTCACCCGCCGCGAACCTGGCGATGACGATGTGCTGATCGACATTCTGTATAGCGGCATCTGCCACTCCGATCTGCATCAGGCACGCGGCGACTGGGGCAATTCCATGTACCCGATGGTGCCCGGCCACGAGATCATCGGCCGCGTCGCGCAGGTGGGCAAGAACGTGTCGAAGTTCAAGGTGGGCGATTACGCCGGCGTGGGCTGCATGGTCGATTCCTGCCGCCACTGCAAGGCGTGCCAGCTGAACCTGGAACAGTATTGCGAAGAGAACGCCACGCTGACCTACAACGACAAGGAGCGCGGCAGCGACCAGCTGACGTTTGGCGGCTACTCCGATCGCATCGTGGTGCGTGAGCATTTTGTCGTAAAGGTGTCCGACAAGCTCGATCTGAAGGCGGTCGCGCCGCTGCTGTGCGCCGGCATCACCACCTATTCCCCGCTGCGCCACTGGAAGGTCGGCCCGGGCAAGAAGGTGGGCGTCATCGGTCTGGGCGGCCTGGGCCACATGGGCGTGAAGTTCGCGCACGCGATGGGTGCGCACGTGGTGATGATCACGACTTCTGCCGACAAGGCGCGCGACGCCAAGCGCCTGGGCGCGGACGACGTGCTGGTCTCGCGCGATGCCGACGCCATGGCGGCGCACGCCGGCACCTTCGACTTCCTGCTGAACACCGTGCCTGTCAGCCATGACGTCAATCCGTACATGGCGCTGCTGGCGCTGGACGGCACCATGGCGCTGGTGGGCGCGCTGACGCCGCTGGATCCGATTCCCGGCGCCAACCTCATCATGGGCCGCAAGTCCCTGGCGGGCTCGGCAATCGGCGGCATGGAAGAAACCCAGGAGATGATGGATTTCTGCGCCGAACACAACATCGTCAGCGATGTCGAGATGGTGCCGATCCAGGCCGTCAACGATGCCTACGAGCGGCTGTTGAAGAACGATGTGAAGTATCGCTTCGTGATCGACATGGCGTCGCTGAAGGAAGCGCGCGCCGCCGCATAG
- a CDS encoding MFS transporter yields the protein MNTATAATPLLSDADVRRRDWKIILLIGVAHASSHFFQLVLPSLYGALGLEFGLDFARLGLLVSTFYVVSGIGQASSGFVVDRIGARPVLWFGLACFVLSGVLIGSATGYVMLMAAAVVGGIGNSVFHPADYSIINHRITAPRLGHAFSAHGLTGNLGWALTPVFITTITLLANWRVAAYSAAGLVALVLLMTVLGRDLLGGPSPVDAGDAKDAGNAPKPAAKPQEGVLATLSALLAKPALWGAFLFFACTSIALSSVQNYTIPLLGQLYDLSKVTASSALSGYMVASAVGMAAGGFLVSANPRTERTVMVALILAGLTLVVLALGLVPAVLAAPVVGLAGFCSGVAAPSRDMLIRRVTPKGSTGSVYGLVYSGMDVGSALGPLAFGLLLDAGLRQGPWVGAGVAFAVAAFLAQWIAVQARRAEPPAAVAAARP from the coding sequence ATGAACACCGCTACCGCCGCCACCCCCTTGCTCTCGGACGCCGACGTACGCCGGCGCGACTGGAAAATCATCCTGCTCATCGGCGTGGCGCATGCCTCGTCCCATTTCTTCCAGCTTGTCCTGCCGTCGCTCTACGGCGCGCTGGGCCTGGAGTTCGGGCTGGACTTCGCGCGGCTGGGCTTGCTCGTGTCCACCTTCTACGTGGTGTCCGGCATAGGCCAGGCCTCGTCGGGCTTCGTGGTGGACCGCATCGGCGCGCGCCCCGTGCTGTGGTTCGGGCTGGCCTGCTTCGTGCTGTCGGGCGTGCTGATCGGCTCGGCGACCGGCTACGTCATGCTGATGGCCGCGGCGGTCGTGGGCGGCATCGGCAACTCGGTCTTCCACCCGGCGGACTATTCCATCATCAATCACCGCATCACCGCGCCGCGGCTGGGCCACGCGTTCTCGGCGCACGGGCTGACCGGAAACCTGGGCTGGGCGCTGACGCCCGTGTTCATCACCACGATCACGCTGCTCGCCAATTGGCGCGTGGCGGCATACAGCGCCGCCGGCCTTGTGGCGCTGGTGCTGCTGATGACGGTGTTGGGCCGAGACCTGCTGGGCGGCCCGTCGCCCGTGGACGCCGGCGACGCCAAGGATGCCGGCAATGCGCCCAAACCCGCCGCCAAGCCGCAGGAAGGCGTGCTGGCGACGCTGTCCGCGCTGCTGGCCAAGCCCGCGCTGTGGGGCGCGTTCCTGTTCTTTGCCTGCACGTCGATTGCGCTGTCGTCGGTGCAGAACTACACGATTCCGCTGCTGGGTCAGCTGTACGACCTGTCCAAGGTCACGGCCAGCTCGGCGTTGTCCGGCTACATGGTCGCCTCGGCCGTGGGCATGGCGGCGGGTGGCTTCCTGGTGTCGGCCAATCCGCGCACCGAACGCACCGTCATGGTGGCGCTCATCCTGGCCGGCCTGACGCTGGTCGTGCTGGCGCTGGGTCTCGTGCCGGCCGTGCTGGCCGCGCCCGTAGTGGGCCTGGCGGGCTTCTGCTCGGGCGTGGCCGCGCCGTCGCGCGACATGCTGATCCGCCGCGTGACGCCCAAGGGCTCCACCGGGTCGGTCTACGGCCTGGTGTATTCCGGCATGGACGTCGGCTCGGCCCTGGGGCCGCTGGCCTTCGGCCTGCTGCTGGACGCTGGTCTGCGGCAGGGCCCGTGGGTGGGCGCGGGCGTGGCGTTTGCCGTGGCCGCGTTTCTGGCCCAGTGGATCGCGGTGCAGGCGCGCCGCGCCGAACCGCCGGCCGCGGTGGCCGCCGCGCGTCCCTGA
- a CDS encoding cbb3-type cytochrome oxidase subunit 3 yields MVGYLSAIVTAISMATFFGIVWWACSRGRQGANRESAMLPFALPDEFGQAQQDGANRS; encoded by the coding sequence ATGGTCGGCTACCTGAGCGCAATCGTCACCGCCATCTCGATGGCAACCTTTTTCGGCATCGTCTGGTGGGCCTGCTCGCGCGGCCGCCAGGGCGCCAACCGCGAATCGGCCATGTTGCCGTTCGCACTGCCCGATGAATTCGGACAGGCACAACAAGATGGAGCGAATCGGTCATGA
- the queF gene encoding NADPH-dependent 7-cyano-7-deazaguanine reductase QueF (Catalyzes the NADPH-dependent reduction of 7-cyano-7-deazaguanine (preQ0) to 7-aminomethyl-7-deazaguanine (preQ1) in queuosine biosynthesis), which translates to MTLSHGPLGQSVAYASQYDPSLLFPIARSHNRAALNLTAGSLPFTGVDLWNAYELSWLDAKGKPRVAMATFSVPADSPNIIESKSFKLYLNSFNQTRLVNSAALRGRLERDLSAAAGAPVGLDFFLPQRFSELQMGELDGIYIDKLDIEIDTYEPAPELLRTRAGEVVEETLASRLLKSNCPVTGQPDWATVQIRYRGKPIDRESLLRYVVSFRQHAEFHEHCVERIFSDIMQACGPEQLTVYARYTRRGGLDINPWRSNFETAPPADVRTVRQ; encoded by the coding sequence ATGACCCTGTCTCACGGCCCGCTTGGGCAGAGCGTGGCCTACGCCTCGCAATACGATCCCTCGCTGCTGTTTCCCATTGCGCGCTCGCACAACCGGGCGGCGCTCAATCTGACTGCCGGCAGCCTGCCCTTCACGGGCGTGGACCTGTGGAACGCCTATGAGCTGTCGTGGCTGGATGCCAAGGGCAAGCCGCGGGTGGCGATGGCGACGTTTTCGGTGCCGGCGGACAGCCCCAACATCATCGAGTCCAAGTCGTTCAAGCTGTACCTGAATTCCTTCAACCAGACCCGCCTGGTCAATTCGGCGGCGCTGCGCGGCCGGTTGGAACGCGACCTGAGCGCCGCCGCGGGCGCGCCGGTCGGCCTGGACTTCTTCCTGCCGCAGCGGTTTTCCGAGCTGCAGATGGGCGAGCTGGACGGCATCTATATAGACAAGCTGGATATCGAGATCGACACGTACGAGCCCGCGCCCGAGCTGCTGCGCACCCGTGCGGGCGAGGTGGTCGAGGAAACGCTGGCGTCGCGCCTGTTGAAGTCGAACTGCCCGGTGACGGGCCAGCCCGATTGGGCCACGGTGCAGATCCGCTACCGGGGCAAGCCGATCGACCGCGAATCCCTGCTGCGGTATGTGGTGTCGTTCCGCCAGCACGCGGAATTCCACGAGCACTGCGTGGAGCGGATTTTCAGCGACATCATGCAGGCCTGCGGCCCGGAGCAGTTGACGGTGTACGCGCGGTATACGCGTCGCGGCGGGCTGGACATCAATCCGTGGCGCAGCAATTTTGAAACGGCGCCGCCGGCGGACGTGCGTACCGTCCGCCAGTAA
- the aceA gene encoding isocitrate lyase: protein MSNRETEIRNLQKDWAENNRWQGIKRDYSAEDVIRLRGSISVEHTLAHRGATRLWELLHSEPFVNSLGALTGNQAMQQVKAGLKAIYLSGWQVAGDANLAGEMYPDQSLYPANSVPQVVRRINNSLTRCDQIQWMEGKNPGDEGYIDFFAPIVADAEAGFGGVLNAYELMKAMIEAGASGVHFEDQLASVKKCGHMGGKVLVPTREAVAKLVSARLAADTMGTPTLLLARTDADAADLVTSDVDENDRPFITGDRTVEGFFRTRAGIDQAISRGLAYAPYADLIWCETSTPNLEYARKFADAIHRQFPGKLLAYNCSPSFNWKKNLDDGTIAKFQRELGAMGYKFQFITLAGFHALNYGMFELAHGYARRQMSAFVELQQKEFAAAEMGFTAVKHQREVGTGYFDAVTQTIEGGKSSTTALTGSTEEAQFEHGKTQKAA from the coding sequence ATGAGCAATCGCGAAACCGAAATCCGCAACCTCCAGAAAGATTGGGCCGAAAACAACCGCTGGCAGGGCATCAAGCGCGACTACAGCGCCGAGGACGTCATCCGCCTGCGTGGCTCGATCAGTGTCGAACACACGCTTGCCCACCGCGGCGCCACGCGCCTCTGGGAACTCCTGCACAGCGAGCCGTTCGTCAATTCGCTGGGCGCCCTGACCGGCAACCAGGCCATGCAGCAGGTCAAGGCTGGCCTGAAGGCCATCTACCTGTCGGGCTGGCAGGTCGCCGGCGACGCCAACCTGGCCGGCGAAATGTATCCCGACCAGTCGCTCTATCCCGCCAACTCCGTGCCGCAGGTGGTTCGCCGCATCAACAATTCGTTGACGCGCTGCGACCAGATCCAGTGGATGGAAGGCAAGAACCCCGGCGACGAAGGCTATATCGACTTCTTCGCGCCCATCGTGGCGGACGCCGAGGCCGGTTTCGGCGGCGTGCTCAACGCCTATGAACTGATGAAGGCCATGATCGAGGCCGGCGCGTCGGGCGTCCACTTCGAAGACCAGCTCGCTTCCGTGAAGAAGTGCGGCCACATGGGCGGCAAGGTGCTGGTGCCCACCCGTGAAGCCGTGGCCAAGCTGGTCTCGGCCCGCCTCGCCGCCGACACGATGGGCACGCCCACGCTGCTGCTGGCCCGCACCGACGCCGACGCCGCCGACCTGGTGACCAGCGACGTCGACGAAAACGACCGTCCCTTCATCACGGGCGACCGCACGGTGGAAGGCTTCTTCCGCACCCGCGCCGGCATCGATCAGGCCATTTCCCGCGGCCTGGCCTACGCGCCGTATGCCGACTTGATCTGGTGCGAAACGTCCACGCCCAACCTGGAATACGCCCGCAAGTTCGCGGACGCCATCCATCGCCAGTTCCCGGGCAAGCTGCTGGCCTACAACTGCTCGCCGTCCTTCAACTGGAAGAAGAACCTGGACGACGGCACCATCGCCAAGTTCCAGCGCGAACTGGGCGCCATGGGCTACAAGTTCCAGTTCATCACGCTGGCCGGCTTCCACGCACTGAACTACGGCATGTTCGAGCTGGCCCACGGCTACGCCCGCCGCCAGATGAGCGCCTTCGTGGAACTGCAGCAGAAGGAATTCGCCGCCGCCGAAATGGGCTTTACCGCCGTGAAGCACCAGCGCGAAGTGGGCACGGGCTACTTCGACGCCGTGACGCAGACGATCGAGGGCGGCAAGTCGTCCACGACCGCGCTGACCGGCTCGACCGAAGAAGCGCAGTTCGAACACGGCAAGACGCAGAAGGCGGCATAA
- the ccoS gene encoding cbb3-type cytochrome oxidase assembly protein CcoS, producing MTILYLLLPLSLLFVLAIGVSLWWAVFNGQYDDTDSAGTAILRDDDSGAAGRR from the coding sequence TTGACCATCCTCTACCTGCTCCTGCCGCTGTCGCTGCTTTTCGTGCTGGCGATCGGCGTATCGCTGTGGTGGGCCGTCTTCAACGGTCAGTACGACGACACCGACAGCGCCGGCACGGCCATCCTGCGCGACGACGACAGCGGCGCTGCTGGCCGCCGGTAG
- a CDS encoding DUF1398 domain-containing protein has protein sequence MNASMHAIIRETAEASAQGRIHFGQVVGQLADAGVESYVVDFRARRTAYYLPDDQTLDIPLDTPDVAIANDFDAAALQAAIRGAQRGEVMYPEFKRLSCAAGCVGYAVWIAGRHVTYFGRRGEAHDEKFPD, from the coding sequence ATGAACGCGTCCATGCACGCCATCATCCGTGAAACCGCAGAGGCATCCGCACAAGGCCGCATCCACTTCGGCCAAGTCGTCGGTCAACTGGCCGACGCAGGCGTCGAATCCTATGTGGTCGACTTCCGGGCTCGCCGTACCGCCTACTACCTGCCTGATGACCAGACGCTGGACATCCCGCTGGATACCCCAGATGTCGCCATCGCCAACGACTTCGATGCGGCCGCACTGCAAGCCGCGATTCGCGGCGCGCAGCGGGGCGAGGTGATGTACCCGGAATTCAAACGCTTAAGTTGCGCGGCGGGTTGCGTCGGCTACGCGGTGTGGATCGCTGGCCGGCACGTTACGTATTTCGGCCGCCGCGGCGAAGCCCATGACGAGAAGTTTCCCGACTGA
- a CDS encoding LysR family transcriptional regulator, with protein sequence MPLDNLSHLAAFSAVARLGSFRKAGEELSLSTSAVSYAIRKLEERLGVNLFNRTTRSVALTDAGQRLAERLQPVLHGLDDALDEMNHFRGSAAGTLRINTSRAASYLLLMPMAGRFLAAYPDIRLEIGEDDSFVDIVKSGFDAGVRLIDAVPEDMVAVPIGPALRSVVVASPEYLRDREAPRHPADLMRHECVRYRFPSGRYFKWEFKRDGEALELDVPGRLALSDVHAEVRAATDGIGIGYVPENYVAGLLASGRLVRLLDDWCPTIPGFMLYYPRQRRVSSALRAFIDMARQ encoded by the coding sequence ATGCCGCTCGACAACCTGTCCCATCTTGCCGCGTTCTCAGCGGTGGCCCGCCTGGGAAGTTTCCGCAAGGCGGGCGAAGAGCTCAGCCTGTCCACGTCGGCGGTCAGCTACGCGATCCGCAAACTGGAAGAGCGGCTGGGCGTGAATCTCTTTAACCGCACGACGCGCAGCGTGGCCCTGACCGACGCGGGCCAGCGCCTGGCCGAGCGCCTGCAGCCGGTGCTGCACGGGCTGGACGACGCGCTGGACGAAATGAACCACTTTCGCGGCTCGGCCGCCGGCACGCTGCGCATCAACACGTCGCGCGCGGCCTCGTACCTGCTCCTGATGCCGATGGCGGGACGGTTCCTGGCCGCCTATCCGGACATCCGGCTGGAGATCGGCGAGGACGACAGCTTCGTCGACATCGTGAAATCCGGCTTCGACGCGGGCGTGCGGCTGATCGATGCCGTGCCCGAAGACATGGTGGCGGTGCCGATCGGCCCGGCGCTGCGCTCCGTGGTGGTGGCCTCGCCGGAGTATCTGCGGGACCGCGAGGCGCCACGGCATCCGGCTGACTTGATGAGGCACGAGTGCGTGCGCTACCGCTTTCCCAGCGGCCGGTACTTCAAGTGGGAATTCAAACGGGACGGCGAGGCGCTGGAGTTGGACGTGCCCGGGCGCCTGGCCCTGAGCGACGTGCATGCCGAGGTGCGGGCGGCCACCGACGGCATCGGCATCGGCTACGTGCCGGAAAACTACGTCGCCGGACTGTTGGCGTCCGGCAGGCTGGTCCGGCTGTTGGACGACTGGTGTCCCACGATCCCCGGATTCATGCTGTATTACCCCCGGCAGCGCCGCGTGTCATCGGCGCTGCGGGCGTTCATCGACATGGCGCGCCAGTGA
- the ccoP gene encoding cytochrome-c oxidase, cbb3-type subunit III, which produces MSDFVNGFWGYFISIVAVGGVVWCVWLLYTQRRWLSAKPASGQVEDTGHVWDGDLTELNNPVPTWWTWMYLLACAFALGYLFLMPGLGEYKGKLGFSSAGELEQQQAKMAEAVRPIYARFDTMTVPQVAQDPGAREIGQRLFLNTCSQCHRSDAKGGPGYPNLTDDDWLHGGSPEAIMQTIKEGRHGIMPPWKASIDPKMAGDIAQYVRSLSGLTSDPIRVFRGKREFANFCVACHGVDGKGNQLVGAPNLTDDVWLYGSSETSIVKTILDGRDNQMPAHEHILTPDQIKILTAWVWGLSNKPDAQNPAQSQAAAAPAESGTAKQ; this is translated from the coding sequence ATGAGCGATTTCGTTAATGGCTTCTGGGGGTATTTCATCTCGATCGTCGCCGTGGGCGGGGTGGTGTGGTGCGTGTGGCTGCTGTACACGCAACGCCGCTGGCTCAGCGCCAAGCCGGCCAGCGGCCAGGTCGAGGACACGGGCCACGTCTGGGACGGCGACCTGACCGAGCTCAACAACCCGGTCCCCACCTGGTGGACGTGGATGTACCTGCTGGCCTGCGCCTTTGCATTGGGTTATCTGTTCCTGATGCCGGGCCTGGGCGAATACAAGGGCAAGCTGGGTTTCAGCAGCGCCGGGGAACTGGAGCAGCAGCAGGCCAAGATGGCCGAAGCTGTCCGGCCCATCTACGCGCGCTTCGACACCATGACGGTGCCGCAGGTTGCACAGGATCCGGGCGCCCGCGAAATCGGCCAGCGCCTCTTCCTGAACACCTGCTCGCAGTGCCACCGATCGGATGCCAAGGGTGGCCCCGGCTATCCCAACCTGACGGACGACGACTGGCTGCACGGCGGCTCGCCCGAAGCCATCATGCAGACCATCAAGGAAGGCCGCCACGGCATCATGCCGCCCTGGAAGGCATCCATCGATCCCAAGATGGCCGGCGACATCGCGCAGTACGTGCGTTCGCTGTCGGGCCTGACCTCCGATCCGATCCGCGTGTTCCGCGGCAAGCGTGAGTTCGCCAACTTCTGCGTCGCCTGTCACGGTGTCGATGGCAAGGGCAACCAGCTCGTCGGCGCGCCGAACCTGACGGACGACGTCTGGCTCTACGGCAGTTCGGAAACCAGCATCGTCAAGACCATTCTTGATGGCCGCGACAACCAGATGCCGGCGCACGAGCACATCCTGACCCCGGATCAGATCAAGATCCTGACTGCCTGGGTCTGGGGGCTGTCGAACAAGCCGGATGCGCAGAACCCGGCGCAGAGCCAGGCCGCTGCGGCGCCTGCCGAGTCTGGCACGGCGAAGCAGTGA
- a CDS encoding cytochrome-c peroxidase, which yields MRKKTTLLAAGLVLGLWAGQVWSASQEPIQPIEPAVIKEPAKVELGKKLFFDPRLSRSGAISCNSCHNLAMGGSDNLKASIGHKWQQGGINSPTVLNSSLNIAQFWDGRAKDLREQAGGPIENPMEMASTHELAVQVLNSIPGYRAEFKQVFGKDTITIGEVTSALAAFEETLVTPNSRFDQWLKGDKKALTVRELAGYDLFKNSGCVACHNGVAVGGNSFQKMGLVTPYVTENKAEGRAAVTGKDADRFNFKVPTLRNVALTYPYFHDGEAATLTQAVDVMGRLQLGRTFTPEENGQIVAFLKTLTGDQPVIQYPFLPPSEDDTPRPEPFVK from the coding sequence ATGAGAAAGAAAACAACGTTGCTGGCCGCGGGGCTGGTACTCGGACTGTGGGCAGGACAGGTCTGGAGCGCGTCGCAAGAACCCATCCAGCCCATCGAACCGGCCGTCATCAAGGAGCCGGCCAAGGTCGAACTCGGCAAGAAGCTCTTCTTCGATCCCCGTCTGTCGCGCTCCGGCGCAATCTCCTGTAATTCGTGCCACAACCTTGCCATGGGCGGCTCGGACAACCTGAAGGCCTCCATCGGCCACAAGTGGCAGCAGGGCGGTATCAACTCGCCGACGGTGCTCAATTCCAGCCTGAACATCGCCCAATTCTGGGACGGCCGTGCCAAGGACTTGCGCGAACAGGCGGGAGGCCCGATCGAAAATCCGATGGAAATGGCCTCCACGCACGAGCTGGCGGTGCAGGTGCTCAATTCCATCCCGGGTTACCGCGCCGAATTCAAGCAGGTCTTCGGCAAGGACACGATCACCATCGGCGAAGTCACCAGCGCGCTGGCCGCGTTTGAGGAAACGCTGGTCACGCCGAACTCGCGCTTCGACCAATGGCTCAAGGGCGACAAGAAGGCATTGACCGTGCGCGAGCTGGCCGGGTACGACCTCTTCAAGAACAGCGGCTGCGTCGCCTGCCACAACGGCGTGGCGGTGGGCGGCAACTCGTTCCAGAAGATGGGTCTCGTCACACCCTACGTCACCGAGAACAAGGCCGAAGGCCGCGCTGCGGTCACGGGCAAGGACGCGGACCGCTTCAACTTCAAGGTGCCCACGCTGCGCAATGTGGCGCTGACCTATCCGTACTTCCATGACGGCGAAGCGGCCACGCTGACGCAGGCCGTCGACGTGATGGGCCGCCTGCAGCTGGGCCGCACGTTCACGCCCGAGGAAAACGGCCAGATCGTTGCGTTCCTGAAGACGCTGACGGGCGACCAGCCGGTCATCCAGTACCCCTTCCTGCCCCCGTCCGAAGACGACACGCCGCGGCCCGAGCCCTTCGTGAAGTGA
- the ccoO gene encoding cytochrome-c oxidase, cbb3-type subunit II translates to MANKNHGFFSHQTLEKNIGWMIIASILVVSFAGLVQIIPLFFQHSTTQPVAGVEPYSPLRLMGRDVYIREGCVGCHSQQVRVLAAEVQRYGSYSLASESVFDHPFLWGSKRTGPDLARVGERYSDDWHRRHLRDPRKEVPESNMPAYPWLEKTVITGQNVDQRMRALRALGVPYTDEEIAAAPKAIEGKTEEDALVAYLQGLGVGVRKAQLAKQAEEAKAEAAKKAQQPAAPAATGG, encoded by the coding sequence ATGGCCAACAAGAATCACGGCTTCTTTTCTCACCAGACCCTCGAGAAGAACATCGGCTGGATGATCATCGCCAGCATCCTGGTGGTCTCCTTCGCGGGCCTGGTCCAGATCATCCCGCTGTTCTTCCAGCACAGCACCACCCAGCCCGTGGCGGGCGTCGAACCCTACAGCCCGCTGCGGCTGATGGGCCGCGACGTCTACATCCGCGAAGGCTGCGTGGGCTGCCACTCGCAACAGGTGCGCGTGCTCGCCGCCGAGGTCCAGCGCTACGGCTCGTACTCGCTGGCGTCCGAGTCGGTGTTCGACCACCCGTTCCTGTGGGGTTCCAAGCGCACGGGTCCCGACCTGGCGCGTGTCGGTGAACGCTACTCCGACGACTGGCACCGCCGCCACCTGCGCGATCCGCGCAAGGAAGTGCCGGAATCCAACATGCCCGCCTACCCGTGGCTGGAAAAGACGGTCATCACCGGCCAGAACGTAGACCAGCGCATGCGTGCCCTGCGTGCCCTGGGCGTGCCCTACACCGACGAAGAAATCGCCGCCGCGCCCAAGGCCATCGAGGGCAAGACGGAAGAAGACGCGCTGGTGGCCTACCTGCAAGGCCTGGGTGTTGGCGTCCGCAAGGCGCAGTTGGCCAAGCAGGCCGAAGAGGCCAAGGCCGAAGCCGCCAAGAAGGCTCAGCAACCCGCCGCGCCTGCGGCCACGGGAGGCTGA
- the ccoN gene encoding cytochrome-c oxidase, cbb3-type subunit I, with amino-acid sequence MNDCPAIASKSDTFNYKVVRQFAIMTVVWGIVGMAVGVFLAAQLIWPQLNFDTAWLSYGRLRPLHTNAVIFAFGGSALFATSYYVVQRTCQARLFCDKLAAFTFWGWQVVIVAAAITLPMGFTSSKEYAELEWPIDILITLVWVAYAIVFFGTIIKRRSKHIYVANWFFGSYILTIAILHIFNNIEMPVSMWKSYSAYAGVQDAMVQWWYGHNAVGFFLTTSFLGMMYYFVPKQAGRPIYSYRLSIVHFWALAFTYMWAGPHHLLYTSLPDWTQSLGMTFSLILLAPSWGGMINGIMTLQGAWYKLRTDPILKFMVTALSFYGMSTFEGSMMSIRTVNALSHYTDWTIGHVHSGALGWVAMISFGSLYYLIPRLYGREKMYSVKAIELHFWIATIGVVLYIAAMWIAGVQQGLMWRDTSPDGTLVYSFVEELKTRVPYYLIRLLGGTLFLCGVFVMAWNVWKTVSGATAVNPAIPQDDSHAARPTVPATAVPATV; translated from the coding sequence ATGAACGATTGCCCCGCAATCGCAAGCAAGTCCGATACCTTCAACTACAAGGTCGTGCGGCAGTTCGCCATCATGACCGTGGTCTGGGGCATTGTCGGCATGGCTGTCGGTGTTTTTCTGGCCGCTCAGCTAATTTGGCCTCAATTGAATTTCGACACCGCATGGCTCAGCTACGGCCGCCTGCGCCCGCTGCACACCAACGCCGTGATCTTCGCCTTCGGCGGCAGCGCACTTTTCGCGACGTCCTACTACGTCGTCCAGCGCACCTGTCAGGCGCGCCTGTTCTGCGACAAACTCGCCGCCTTCACGTTCTGGGGCTGGCAGGTTGTCATCGTGGCCGCGGCCATCACCTTGCCCATGGGCTTTACCAGCAGCAAGGAATACGCCGAACTCGAATGGCCCATCGACATCCTGATCACGCTGGTCTGGGTCGCTTACGCCATCGTGTTCTTCGGCACCATCATCAAGCGCCGGTCCAAGCACATTTACGTGGCCAACTGGTTCTTCGGCTCGTACATCCTCACCATCGCCATCCTGCACATTTTCAACAACATTGAAATGCCGGTGTCGATGTGGAAGTCCTACTCCGCCTACGCGGGCGTGCAGGACGCCATGGTGCAGTGGTGGTACGGCCACAACGCGGTGGGCTTCTTCCTGACCACCAGCTTCCTGGGCATGATGTATTACTTCGTGCCCAAGCAGGCCGGCCGTCCCATCTACTCGTATCGCCTGTCCATCGTCCACTTCTGGGCGCTGGCCTTCACGTACATGTGGGCGGGCCCGCACCATCTGCTGTACACGTCGCTGCCCGACTGGACCCAGTCGCTGGGCATGACCTTCTCGCTGATCCTGCTGGCGCCTTCCTGGGGCGGCATGATCAACGGCATCATGACCTTGCAGGGCGCCTGGTACAAGCTGCGCACCGACCCGATCCTGAAGTTCATGGTCACCGCGCTGTCCTTCTATGGCATGTCCACGTTCGAAGGCTCGATGATGTCGATCCGCACCGTGAATGCGCTGTCGCACTACACGGACTGGACCATCGGCCACGTGCACTCCGGCGCGCTGGGCTGGGTCGCCATGATTTCGTTCGGCTCGCTCTACTACCTGATCCCGCGCCTCTACGGCCGCGAAAAGATGTACAGCGTGAAGGCCATCGAACTGCACTTCTGGATCGCGACCATCGGCGTGGTGCTGTACATCGCCGCCATGTGGATCGCCGGCGTGCAGCAGGGCCTGATGTGGCGCGACACGTCGCCGGACGGCACCCTGGTCTACAGCTTCGTCGAGGAACTGAAGACGCGCGTTCCGTACTACCTGATCCGTTTGCTGGGTGGAACCCTGTTCTTGTGCGGTGTGTTCGTCATGGCCTGGAACGTATGGAAGACGGTGAGCGGCGCGACCGCGGTCAACCCCGCCATTCCGCAAGACGATTCCCATGCCGCCCGTCCGACGGTCCCCGCGACCGCCGTGCCGGCCACTGTTTGA